One Spiroplasma sp. NBRC 100390 DNA window includes the following coding sequences:
- a CDS encoding aldose epimerase family protein, producing MYILKNDNLEAQISKNPFELISLKKSGKEYVYQQDSTWKKSWPICFPITGKLINDQYQLADKTYHMTGHGFFRAITDWVVVTQTTDMLVVKYVATKTFYEQYPFTFKLEVTYQLVGTELINKVKITNLDSEPLPYNFGWHPAFICDDHLGKIIFDQPQTVTHIPGGSFLGTAMTTEIKNEIELDEYDFTTGQCYALLNQTTEQVLIVDPTRVVRLTTKGYPNVLIWKCQNDAKYICVEPWDGHQDDINYATTPFDQKPWINHLAPHVTKEYVLQVELKK from the coding sequence ATGTACATATTAAAAAATGATAATTTAGAGGCACAAATCAGTAAAAATCCTTTTGAACTAATTTCGTTAAAAAAAAGTGGCAAGGAATATGTTTATCAGCAAGATAGTACTTGAAAAAAATCATGACCAATTTGTTTTCCAATTACAGGAAAACTAATTAATGATCAATATCAACTTGCTGATAAAACATATCACATGACAGGACATGGTTTTTTTCGTGCTATTACTGATTGAGTTGTTGTGACACAAACAACTGATATGTTAGTTGTTAAATATGTTGCAACAAAAACTTTTTATGAACAATATCCTTTTACTTTTAAATTAGAAGTAACATACCAATTAGTAGGAACGGAATTAATTAATAAGGTTAAAATTACTAATCTTGATTCAGAACCATTACCTTATAATTTTGGATGGCATCCAGCGTTCATTTGTGATGATCATTTAGGAAAAATTATATTTGATCAACCCCAAACAGTTACCCATATTCCGGGTGGATCTTTTTTAGGAACAGCAATGACAACGGAGATCAAAAATGAAATCGAATTAGATGAGTATGATTTTACAACAGGACAATGTTATGCTTTGTTAAATCAAACAACCGAACAAGTATTAATTGTTGATCCAACACGGGTTGTTCGTTTAACAACAAAGGGATATCCTAATGTCTTGATTTGAAAATGTCAAAATGATGCAAAATATATTTGTGTTGAACCATGAGATGGACATCAAGATGATATTAATTATGCTACAACACCATTTGATCAAAAACCATGAATTAATCATCTTGCACCACACGTCACAAAAGAATATGTATTACAAGTTGAATTAAAAAAATAA
- a CDS encoding HU family DNA-binding protein, which produces MSKKELAELIAGQFNLSKSQAGEIVDFAFDKIKETLVKGNEVAIAGFGKFAVSARAAREGRNPATGETIKIPASKAAKFKAAKQLKDALN; this is translated from the coding sequence ATGTCAAAAAAAGAACTAGCAGAGTTAATTGCAGGCCAATTTAATTTATCAAAATCGCAAGCGGGAGAAATTGTTGATTTTGCTTTTGATAAAATTAAAGAAACTTTAGTAAAAGGAAATGAAGTCGCAATTGCAGGATTTGGGAAATTTGCTGTATCAGCAAGAGCAGCAAGAGAAGGAAGAAATCCAGCTACTGGGGAAACAATTAAAATTCCAGCTTCTAAAGCAGCTAAATTCAAAGCAGCTAAACAATTAAAAGATGCATTAAACTAA
- a CDS encoding Pr6Pr family membrane protein — MTLKIKLIWKQIYKLFFAIVGIAILTWAFVNGILNQNDIINRYHGDYTVYTLDFFTTFTCLSNLGILFWFLISGIRHHQENKNKIQSYPVALAAACYITITFIIYNCLLLPTQPLPGSALGWITTVIDHMTNPIAFVVYVLFFMENKQEIKLKQFFHTNFWKYVLVLLGYCAYAMIRGELRRLSGDHFTWPGNTPGVTENRWYPYFFLNVHGTFFGLPGYVWFIIAFIAILGILIGSMYLYNYCNNKIIKTKFYQTLQKISTTKKPS, encoded by the coding sequence ATGACTTTAAAAATAAAATTAATTTGAAAGCAGATTTATAAACTATTTTTTGCAATAGTTGGAATTGCCATCTTAACATGAGCATTTGTCAATGGGATTCTCAATCAAAATGATATTATTAACCGTTACCATGGTGATTACACAGTATATACATTAGATTTTTTTACAACTTTTACTTGTTTATCAAACTTAGGAATCTTATTCTGATTCTTAATTAGTGGAATTCGCCATCATCAAGAAAATAAAAATAAAATTCAATCATATCCAGTTGCGCTAGCCGCCGCTTGTTATATTACCATTACTTTTATTATATATAATTGCTTACTATTACCAACACAACCCTTGCCAGGAAGTGCCTTGGGATGAATTACAACTGTTATTGATCATATGACAAATCCAATTGCATTTGTCGTTTATGTCCTATTTTTTATGGAAAACAAGCAAGAAATTAAATTAAAACAATTTTTTCACACAAACTTTTGAAAATATGTCCTTGTTTTACTAGGATATTGTGCTTACGCAATGATTAGAGGTGAATTACGTCGTCTTTCTGGTGATCATTTTACTTGACCTGGAAACACACCTGGCGTAACTGAAAATCGTTGATATCCATATTTCTTTTTAAATGTCCACGGGACCTTTTTTGGTTTGCCAGGATATGTGTGATTTATCATTGCTTTTATCGCAATTTTAGGAATTTTAATTGGTAGCATGTATTTATATAATTACTGTAATAATAAAATCATTAAAACAAAATTTTACCAAACTTTGCAAAAAATAAGTACTACAAAAAAACCATCATAA
- a CDS encoding Gfo/Idh/MocA family protein: MLKIGTIGTGNIVSEFIEACREVSGVEVSCLYSRSLEKAKIFALKNNLSVRIVDNFEDMLDHIDIIYIASPNGLHYQQAKYFLQQQKHVLIEKPATFLAQELIELREVAIINNVFLMEAFKPLHLPAYQVLQENVNRIHPFLATFHCNQYSSRMKEVLLDDYNSVFDETLGKGSLYDMLIYPVELAVALFGPVKDVKAMSHKLKNGVDINNVVLLRHHNNILTNIVCSKAAVGISDSEILSYDATINFTNLTKLETIMIYNRLTNKTMMLPLAAEHQNKMYYELQHFVNIINTGNYPEMQRLLDYSIAAIRILEAVQVNEEQQGELLNEIK; the protein is encoded by the coding sequence ATGTTAAAGATTGGAACAATTGGAACTGGGAATATTGTTAGTGAATTTATTGAAGCTTGTCGGGAAGTATCGGGAGTTGAAGTTAGTTGTCTTTACTCACGTAGTTTAGAAAAAGCTAAAATTTTTGCGTTAAAAAATAATTTATCAGTACGAATAGTTGATAATTTTGAAGATATGTTAGATCATATTGATATTATTTATATTGCATCACCAAATGGGTTACATTATCAACAAGCAAAGTATTTTTTACAACAACAAAAACATGTTTTAATTGAAAAACCAGCAACTTTTTTAGCCCAAGAGTTAATTGAATTAAGAGAAGTAGCAATTATTAATAATGTTTTTTTAATGGAGGCTTTTAAGCCACTTCATTTACCAGCATACCAAGTTTTACAAGAAAATGTTAATAGAATACATCCGTTTTTAGCAACTTTTCATTGTAACCAATATTCAAGTCGAATGAAAGAAGTTTTATTAGATGATTATAATTCTGTTTTTGATGAAACCTTAGGGAAAGGTTCATTGTATGATATGTTAATTTATCCGGTAGAATTAGCAGTTGCTTTATTTGGCCCAGTTAAAGATGTCAAAGCAATGAGTCACAAGTTAAAAAATGGTGTTGATATTAATAACGTTGTTCTTTTACGTCATCACAATAATATTTTAACAAATATTGTTTGTTCAAAAGCAGCGGTCGGAATTAGTGATAGTGAAATTTTAAGTTATGATGCAACAATTAATTTTACTAATTTAACAAAATTAGAAACAATTATGATATATAACCGGTTAACAAACAAGACAATGATGCTTCCATTAGCAGCTGAACATCAGAATAAAATGTATTATGAATTACAACATTTTGTGAATATAATAAATACAGGGAATTATCCTGAAATGCAGCGGTTATTAGATTATTCTATTGCAGCAATTCGCATTTTAGAAGCAGTACAAGTTAACGAAGAACAACAGGGAGAACTATTAAATGAAATTAAATAG
- the hpt gene encoding hypoxanthine phosphoribosyltransferase: protein MKLHPLVKEVLITAEEIEQRCLELGQEISSYYLNEYPVQDNTILCLGLLKGCIPFMAKFISHLVGVECETEYMVVSSYFGGVKSNSVPQILLDLPIPVTNRDILLVEDIIDSGKTVKMIKEYLYLKGARSVKVVTLLDKKAGREVDLVADWYGFDVPHAFLIGFGLDYEDRLRNLPYIAIADPEKLKTWQWGTKK, encoded by the coding sequence ATGAAATTACATCCACTGGTAAAAGAAGTTTTAATTACTGCAGAGGAAATTGAACAAAGATGCTTAGAATTAGGACAAGAAATTAGTAGTTATTATCTTAATGAATATCCAGTTCAAGATAATACTATTTTATGTTTAGGGTTATTAAAAGGTTGTATTCCTTTTATGGCAAAATTTATTTCCCATTTAGTTGGGGTAGAATGTGAAACTGAATATATGGTTGTTTCATCATATTTTGGTGGGGTCAAAAGTAATAGTGTTCCACAAATTTTACTAGATTTACCAATTCCAGTCACAAACCGTGATATTTTGTTAGTAGAAGATATTATTGATAGTGGTAAAACAGTTAAAATGATTAAAGAATATTTATATTTAAAAGGAGCTCGTAGTGTTAAAGTTGTTACTTTATTAGATAAAAAAGCGGGACGGGAAGTGGATTTAGTTGCTGATTGATATGGCTTTGATGTTCCTCATGCGTTCTTAATTGGCTTTGGATTAGATTATGAAGATCGTTTACGAAATTTACCATATATTGCAATTGCTGATCCGGAAAAATTAAAAACATGACAATGAGGAACAAAAAAATAA
- a CDS encoding R3H domain-containing nucleic acid-binding protein translates to MLFEGLQNAINKVLTSKKEQILPVMNREHQKLVHKNVLKFPEVVSKSIGAENNREIVLKYNYKK, encoded by the coding sequence GTGTTATTTGAAGGTTTACAAAATGCTATTAATAAAGTTTTGACATCAAAAAAAGAACAGATTTTACCTGTTATGAATAGAGAACACCAGAAATTAGTCCATAAAAATGTTTTAAAGTTTCCGGAGGTAGTTTCAAAATCAATTGGTGCGGAAAACAATCGGGAAATTGTTCTTAAATATAATTATAAGAAATAG
- the deoC gene encoding deoxyribose-phosphate aldolase, with amino-acid sequence MKLNRYIDHTLLKPDTTTSEIKQLCFEAKQYDFASVCINPTYVSLAHKLLQDSAVNVCVVVGFPLGANTTATKVTEITNALQEGANEIDMVMNISQFKSNNYNLVAADMAACKKAAGTAVVKVILETCLLSEAEIIKACQLAEQAGLDFVKTSTGFSKAGATVANVKLMKETVGDRLQVKAAGGVRSKADVLAMIAAGATRIGTSGGVAIMQDKTHLVGY; translated from the coding sequence ATGAAATTAAATAGATATATTGATCATACTTTATTAAAACCAGATACTACAACTAGTGAGATTAAGCAGTTATGTTTTGAAGCAAAACAATATGATTTTGCTTCAGTCTGTATTAATCCAACATATGTGTCATTAGCTCATAAATTATTGCAAGATAGTGCTGTTAATGTTTGTGTTGTTGTTGGCTTTCCATTAGGAGCAAATACAACAGCAACAAAAGTAACAGAAATCACTAATGCTTTGCAAGAGGGAGCGAATGAAATTGATATGGTAATGAATATTAGTCAGTTTAAGTCAAACAATTATAATTTAGTAGCAGCTGATATGGCGGCATGTAAAAAAGCGGCGGGAACAGCTGTTGTTAAAGTTATTTTAGAAACATGTTTATTGTCAGAAGCAGAAATTATTAAGGCATGTCAATTAGCAGAACAAGCAGGACTTGATTTTGTTAAAACGTCAACTGGTTTTAGTAAAGCAGGAGCAACAGTGGCAAATGTTAAATTAATGAAAGAAACAGTTGGTGATCGTTTACAAGTTAAAGCGGCTGGGGGTGTTCGTAGCAAAGCCGATGTTTTAGCAATGATTGCCGCAGGAGCAACTCGAATTGGAACTAGTGGTGGTGTTGCGATTATGCAAGATAAAACACACTTAGTAGGTTATTAA
- a CDS encoding RsmE family RNA methyltransferase, with translation MHRFFATTLDHDYFVLTADDVKQIKQVLRLRDNEQIICIYNAEHYLTTIKVVSPQNYLFKLTKKLKQNHESPIKIRLIAGLIRNTKWDYLLQKATELGVNEIIPFQFKRCVVQLKGENNVKKIERWTKICKEASEQAYRNQIPLIKDVESDLKVLQKYQSDVNLVCYEKAAPNSQLKNFLHQDFTTITIVVGPEGGFSEEEIAVLTTYGYHSVSLGQRILRAETAPLAILTMIMYEKEL, from the coding sequence ATGCATCGTTTTTTTGCAACTACATTAGACCATGATTATTTTGTTTTAACAGCTGATGATGTTAAACAAATTAAACAAGTTTTACGTTTAAGAGATAATGAACAAATTATTTGTATTTATAATGCTGAACATTATTTAACAACAATTAAAGTTGTTTCGCCACAGAATTATTTGTTTAAATTAACAAAAAAATTGAAACAAAATCATGAAAGTCCAATTAAGATTCGTTTAATTGCTGGTTTAATTCGAAATACAAAATGAGATTATTTACTGCAAAAAGCTACTGAATTAGGGGTTAATGAAATCATTCCCTTTCAGTTTAAACGTTGTGTGGTACAATTAAAAGGTGAAAATAACGTTAAAAAAATTGAACGTTGAACAAAAATTTGTAAAGAAGCTAGTGAACAAGCATATCGAAATCAGATTCCGTTAATAAAAGATGTTGAAAGTGATTTAAAAGTTTTACAAAAATATCAAAGTGATGTAAATCTTGTTTGTTATGAAAAAGCTGCACCAAATTCACAATTAAAAAACTTTTTACACCAAGATTTTACAACAATTACGATTGTAGTTGGACCAGAAGGTGGGTTTAGCGAAGAAGAAATTGCGGTTTTAACAACGTATGGTTATCATTCAGTTTCATTGGGGCAACGAATTTTACGGGCAGAGACAGCGCCATTGGCTATTTTAACAATGATTATGTATGAAAAAGAGTTATAG
- a CDS encoding ECF transporter S component, giving the protein MKKITTRMITINSIIIAIFLLFALVPSLGYIAVGPVNLTLMHILFLIGMYALYVTMNLNLIWSGLIYGLVFGLSSLVQTFISPGITAFIFINPLFSVVPRVLMGLCVGLLAYFLTKISDKIEAKIYANQVTELTWYQRHYLKIYNVIIAFTTATLNTIFVLVFMYFIGPLIYTNPDQQAIFKTFTWLILATNYLPEMALAVAIFPPVAYALRKLYL; this is encoded by the coding sequence ATGAAAAAAATTACAACAAGAATGATTACAATTAATAGTATTATTATTGCCATTTTTTTATTGTTTGCATTAGTTCCTTCATTGGGATATATTGCAGTTGGTCCAGTTAATCTGACTTTAATGCACATTTTATTTTTAATTGGAATGTATGCTTTATATGTCACAATGAATCTAAATTTAATTTGATCAGGTTTGATTTATGGTCTTGTTTTTGGTTTGTCTTCGTTAGTCCAAACATTTATTTCACCAGGAATAACAGCTTTTATTTTTATTAATCCGTTATTTTCTGTTGTTCCGCGGGTTTTAATGGGACTTTGTGTTGGCCTTTTAGCTTATTTTTTAACAAAGATTTCGGATAAAATTGAAGCAAAAATTTATGCGAACCAAGTTACTGAATTAACATGATATCAACGCCACTATTTAAAAATTTATAATGTAATTATTGCTTTTACAACAGCAACCTTAAATACTATTTTTGTTTTAGTTTTTATGTATTTTATTGGTCCCTTAATTTATACTAATCCTGATCAACAAGCTATTTTTAAAACTTTTACTTGGCTTATTTTAGCAACAAATTACTTACCCGAGATGGCATTAGCGGTTGCAATTTTTCCGCCGGTGGCTTATGCTTTACGAAAACTTTATTTATAA
- a CDS encoding DnaD family protein, which translates to MLNNLFNKGSINKWRFLLSHYKLINLSEEQLVLIMLIMNCSSSDKRFITPLEIANHSNFTETKAKNMLDQLKQDGFIDIKMKKDVLEMDLSPIFNKIIIAIENLELNVEKKILFDQVNQILQEPLNEHDKATLNTYLENKISDFQLTLIITNHQETKMTFKELIKFIDNYLKNKPKSLTKYNWLID; encoded by the coding sequence ATGTTAAATAATTTATTTAACAAGGGCAGTATTAATAAGTGGCGATTTTTGTTGAGCCATTACAAATTAATAAATTTGTCAGAAGAACAGTTAGTGTTAATCATGTTGATTATGAACTGTTCTTCTTCTGATAAAAGGTTCATCACTCCGTTAGAAATTGCTAATCATTCCAATTTTACTGAAACAAAAGCAAAAAATATGTTAGACCAATTAAAACAAGATGGTTTTATTGATATTAAGATGAAAAAAGATGTTTTGGAAATGGATTTGTCACCAATTTTTAACAAAATTATTATTGCAATCGAAAATTTAGAGTTAAATGTTGAAAAAAAGATTTTGTTTGATCAAGTCAATCAAATTTTGCAAGAACCTTTAAATGAACACGATAAAGCTACTTTAAATACTTACTTAGAGAATAAAATTTCTGATTTTCAATTAACCCTAATTATTACTAATCATCAAGAAACAAAAATGACGTTTAAAGAACTTATTAAGTTTATTGATAATTATCTTAAAAATAAACCAAAATCATTAACTAAATACAATTGATTAATTGATTAA
- a CDS encoding Holliday junction resolvase RecU, translating to MHLPNNRGMFLETLLNYTIQKYFDHNIGLFFKRVVNIIPLEKNQHIITKSYFKEKTGCDYYGLYQGHYIEFEAKETNQQKFNLNNIKAHQLKQLALVKKHHGISFIIIYFHYYDRYFILSYQKLTEWIKLIPTKQIPVSFFEENGYELFLTLPNFLDFKPVLNQLINCI from the coding sequence ATGCACCTGCCCAATAATCGTGGAATGTTTTTAGAAACTTTACTTAATTATACTATTCAAAAATATTTTGATCATAATATTGGTCTCTTTTTTAAACGAGTAGTCAATATTATTCCATTGGAAAAAAATCAGCATATAATCACAAAAAGTTATTTTAAAGAAAAAACTGGTTGTGATTATTATGGTCTTTATCAAGGCCATTATATCGAATTTGAAGCAAAAGAAACCAACCAGCAAAAATTCAACTTAAACAATATTAAAGCACATCAGTTAAAACAATTAGCTTTAGTTAAAAAACATCATGGCATTAGTTTTATTATTATTTATTTTCATTACTATGATCGTTATTTCATCTTATCATATCAGAAATTAACAGAATGAATAAAACTAATACCAACAAAACAAATCCCAGTTTCTTTTTTTGAAGAAAATGGTTATGAACTTTTTCTGACCCTGCCTAATTTTCTTGACTTTAAACCAGTTCTTAATCAATTAATCAATTGTATTTAG
- the coaE gene encoding dephospho-CoA kinase (Dephospho-CoA kinase (CoaE) performs the final step in coenzyme A biosynthesis.), with product MIIGIYGYIGTGKTSACEYLQNKYHLTYLNADQIAKEIMQEKTTLMFLNKTFPGVVKNEVLDRSYLRTIIFTNQTANTKLNNYLWPKVSDKILTIINDNPLQNFLIEAVGINILPVTFKAKILITAREETILARIAVRDQQPAGQTKQLLKIQKNLFKDIKPDYQIETTESLQFLYDQLDKIMKEILGDKQ from the coding sequence ATGATTATTGGCATTTATGGTTATATTGGAACTGGAAAAACTAGCGCTTGTGAATATCTCCAAAATAAATATCATTTAACATATTTAAATGCTGATCAAATCGCCAAAGAAATTATGCAAGAAAAAACAACTTTAATGTTCTTAAACAAAACTTTTCCAGGAGTTGTTAAAAATGAGGTTTTAGATCGTTCTTATTTACGAACAATTATTTTTACTAATCAAACAGCTAATACTAAGTTAAATAATTATTTGTGGCCAAAAGTAAGCGACAAGATATTAACAATAATTAATGATAATCCATTGCAAAATTTTTTAATTGAAGCGGTGGGAATTAATATTTTACCTGTAACTTTTAAAGCTAAGATTTTAATTACTGCTAGGGAGGAAACCATTTTAGCACGGATTGCGGTTCGTGATCAGCAACCAGCAGGACAAACAAAACAATTATTAAAAATTCAAAAGAATTTATTTAAAGATATTAAACCAGATTATCAAATTGAAACCACTGAATCATTACAATTTTTATATGACCAATTAGATAAAATAATGAAAGAAATATTAGGAGATAAACAATAA
- a CDS encoding SGNH/GDSL hydrolase family protein, with translation MKKKIAILGDSLTFGYLPMGIGKMSETDNWPAKLTNLLTQHYQTTEIEIQTDAQPGRTIIKPLIDFGFPQDNGMDNLLALYQKASPFDLFIIFLGTNDYFGYDAYAKLKEIPDYPIEEKIVSSLGQLINQMKNFHHDNHEEINYKVLVVCPPKALTMHDGELLTSLPGAYQEHFANLKIPIVNLQLTANPHLEDQTKYDGIHYTPAETLAVAQAIFDIIVTDNLLAVN, from the coding sequence ATGAAGAAAAAAATTGCAATTTTAGGGGATTCATTAACATTTGGTTATTTACCAATGGGCATTGGTAAAATGTCAGAAACAGATAATTGACCAGCAAAATTAACAAATTTATTAACTCAACATTATCAAACAACAGAAATTGAAATTCAAACTGATGCCCAACCAGGGCGAACAATTATTAAACCATTAATTGATTTTGGATTTCCACAAGATAATGGGATGGACAATTTATTAGCGTTATATCAAAAAGCAAGTCCGTTTGATTTGTTTATTATTTTTTTAGGAACAAACGATTATTTTGGTTATGATGCATATGCAAAATTAAAAGAAATACCAGACTATCCAATTGAAGAAAAGATTGTTAGTTCATTAGGACAATTAATTAATCAAATGAAAAATTTTCATCATGATAATCATGAAGAAATTAATTATAAAGTATTAGTTGTTTGTCCACCAAAAGCATTAACGATGCATGATGGTGAATTATTAACTTCATTACCAGGGGCTTATCAAGAACATTTTGCTAATTTAAAGATTCCTATTGTTAATTTACAATTAACTGCTAATCCGCATTTAGAAGATCAAACAAAATATGATGGGATTCATTATACGCCAGCGGAAACTTTAGCGGTAGCACAAGCCATTTTTGATATTATTGTTACTGACAATTTGTTAGCAGTAAATTAA